One Campylobacter concisus DNA segment encodes these proteins:
- a CDS encoding malic enzyme-like NAD(P)-binding protein — protein MTHVTKEEALNYHIGGKIEIKVKTPCETSRDLSMAYTPGVAEPCKEIEADNELAYKYTNKANLVAVITDGTAVLGLGDIGAIAGKPVMEGKSVLFKKFANVDAFDIELDEHDPDKIVEICKALAPTFGGINLEDIRAPKCFEIERKLQEAVDIPVMHDDQHGTAMITSAGMINAMEISGKDISKIKIVVSGAGAAGIACAKMYKALGAKHIVMIDSKGVIHSKRTDLTPEKVEFALDTEDRTLADAMKGADMFLGLSKPGVLTKEMVASMNKEPIIFALANPVPEIYPEDVEAVRSDVMMGTGRSDYPNQVNNVLGFPFIFRGALDVRAKKITENMKMAAARALAQLAKEPVPAEVLKASGVSELKFGKEYIIPKPFDKRVLTAVAPAVAKAAVEDGVARVKDFDVEAYKAKLAKGF, from the coding sequence ATGACACATGTAACTAAAGAAGAAGCACTAAACTACCACATAGGCGGCAAGATCGAGATAAAGGTAAAGACGCCTTGCGAGACGTCAAGAGACCTTTCAATGGCCTATACGCCTGGCGTTGCAGAGCCTTGCAAAGAGATAGAAGCTGACAATGAGCTAGCTTATAAATATACAAATAAAGCAAATCTGGTAGCCGTCATCACTGATGGCACAGCTGTTCTTGGACTTGGCGACATCGGTGCCATCGCTGGTAAGCCAGTTATGGAAGGAAAGTCAGTCTTATTTAAAAAATTTGCAAATGTTGATGCCTTTGACATTGAGCTAGACGAGCACGATCCTGATAAGATCGTTGAGATTTGCAAGGCTCTTGCTCCAACATTTGGCGGCATAAATTTAGAAGATATCCGTGCTCCAAAGTGCTTTGAGATCGAAAGGAAGCTTCAAGAAGCAGTCGATATCCCAGTCATGCATGACGATCAGCACGGCACTGCGATGATAACAAGCGCTGGTATGATAAATGCGATGGAAATTTCTGGTAAAGATATCTCTAAAATCAAAATTGTAGTTAGTGGTGCTGGTGCGGCTGGTATCGCTTGTGCGAAGATGTATAAAGCACTTGGTGCAAAACATATCGTGATGATAGATAGCAAAGGCGTAATTCACTCAAAAAGAACAGACCTTACACCTGAAAAGGTAGAATTTGCACTAGATACAGAGGACAGAACTCTAGCTGATGCGATGAAGGGTGCTGATATGTTTTTAGGTCTTAGTAAGCCAGGAGTGCTTACAAAAGAGATGGTTGCATCTATGAATAAAGAGCCTATAATTTTTGCTCTTGCAAATCCAGTGCCTGAAATTTATCCAGAGGACGTTGAGGCTGTAAGAAGTGACGTTATGATGGGCACAGGCAGAAGCGACTATCCTAACCAAGTAAATAACGTTCTAGGCTTTCCATTCATCTTTAGAGGCGCACTTGACGTTAGAGCTAAAAAGATCACTGAAAATATGAAAATGGCTGCAGCTAGAGCGCTTGCGCAGCTTGCAAAAGAGCCAGTGCCAGCTGAAGTTTTAAAAGCAAGTGGCGTTAGCGAGCTAAAATTTGGCAAAGAGTACATCATCCCAAAACCATTTGACAAGCGCGTGCTAACAGCGGTCGCTCCAGCAGTTGC